The Musa acuminata AAA Group cultivar baxijiao chromosome BXJ2-2, Cavendish_Baxijiao_AAA, whole genome shotgun sequence genome has a segment encoding these proteins:
- the LOC135582497 gene encoding protein TIFY 4B-like isoform X1, with translation MNPGETTPPSPLDKPLAELTEEDIAQLTREDCRRFLKAKGMRRPSWNKSQAIQQVISLKALLEGRPGCDDCPAGGGILQKLLTSSPSEPLSPPQDSPPPAPKEGGSGSQPLAKEPSPYRRRDPIPPPYSAGNPTCQTPIAGADLPHPPEKRCPSPRLTAEVPVGQMTIFYDGMVNVYDGVSADQARSIMELAASPVCFDDPTGAFSPARPPAFRFPPGLPRPAPVPTAPSFVGTFPISPAGTMIHRVADGSDDRRVPRETEPEGPTSRKASLQRYLEKRKDRFKGKKIIGGPTSSNMEMICFNQKLSCPNQNELPNPCDTSFPTLIQQPQSPAKCSPAENETQREKIFFDLNDDG, from the exons ATGAACCCCGGGGAGACCACGCCCCCGTCGCCGCTCGACAAGCCCCTCGCCGAGCTCACCGAGGAGGACATCGCCCAGCTCACCCGCGAGGACTGCCGCCGCTTCCTCAAAGCGAAAG GCATGCGACGGCCGTCGTGGAACAAGTCGCAGGCGATCCAGCAGGTCATCTCTCTCAAGGCCCTTCTCGAGGGGCGGCCCGGCTGTGACGACTGCCCTGCTGGCGGCGGAATCCTCCAAAAGCTGCTCACTTCTTCTCCTTCGGAGCCGCTATCGCCACCGCAG GACTCACCTCCTCCCGCGCCGAAGGAGGGCGGTAGCGGATCACAGCCGCTGGCGAAGGAGCCGTCGCCGTATCGAAGGAGGGACCCGATCCCACCGCCCTATTCAGCCGGAAATCCGACGTGCCAGACCCCAATTGCCGGAGCTGACCTTCCCCACCCGCCGGAGAAGCGCTGCCCCTCCCCCAG GTTGACGGCGGAAGTACCGGTCGGCCAGATGACGATCTTCTACGACGGGATGGTCAACGTATACGACGGCGTCTCGGCCGATCAG GCCAGGTCGATCATGGAACTTGCGGCCAGCCCGGTCTGCTTCGACGATCCGACCGGTGCATTCTCTCCGGCCCGGCCGCCGGCCTTTCGCTTCCCTCCGGGTCTCCCCCGACCGGCCCCGGTCCCCACCGCTCCCTCGTTCGTGGGGACCTTCCCGATCTCGCCGGCTG GCACGATGATCCACCGTGTCGCGGACGGCTCGGATGACCGCAGAGTCCCGCGGGAAACGGAGCCCG AGGGCCCAACAAGCAGAAAAGCATCATTGCAGAGATACTTGGAGAAAAGGAAAGACAG GTTTAAGGGCAAGAAAATTATTGGGGGACCAACTTCTTCAAATATGGAGATGATTTGCTTCAACCAAAAGTTGAGTTGTCCAAACCAAAATGAGCTTCCAAACCCATGCGACACAAGCTTTCCTACCCTAATTCAACAGCCTCAATCCCCAGCTAAGTGTAGCCCAGCAGAAAATGAAACTCAAAgagagaaaattttctttgatctcaACGATGACG GATGA
- the LOC135582497 gene encoding protein TIFY 4B-like isoform X2, with the protein MNPGETTPPSPLDKPLAELTEEDIAQLTREDCRRFLKAKGMRRPSWNKSQAIQQVISLKALLEGRPGCDDCPAGGGILQKLLTSSPSEPLSPPQDSPPPAPKEGGSGSQPLAKEPSPYRRRDPIPPPYSAGNPTCQTPIAGADLPHPPEKRCPSPRLTAEVPVGQMTIFYDGMVNVYDGVSADQARSIMELAASPVCFDDPTGAFSPARPPAFRFPPGLPRPAPVPTAPSFVGTFPISPAGTMIHRVADGSDDRRVPRETEPGVGMNCFETMFS; encoded by the exons ATGAACCCCGGGGAGACCACGCCCCCGTCGCCGCTCGACAAGCCCCTCGCCGAGCTCACCGAGGAGGACATCGCCCAGCTCACCCGCGAGGACTGCCGCCGCTTCCTCAAAGCGAAAG GCATGCGACGGCCGTCGTGGAACAAGTCGCAGGCGATCCAGCAGGTCATCTCTCTCAAGGCCCTTCTCGAGGGGCGGCCCGGCTGTGACGACTGCCCTGCTGGCGGCGGAATCCTCCAAAAGCTGCTCACTTCTTCTCCTTCGGAGCCGCTATCGCCACCGCAG GACTCACCTCCTCCCGCGCCGAAGGAGGGCGGTAGCGGATCACAGCCGCTGGCGAAGGAGCCGTCGCCGTATCGAAGGAGGGACCCGATCCCACCGCCCTATTCAGCCGGAAATCCGACGTGCCAGACCCCAATTGCCGGAGCTGACCTTCCCCACCCGCCGGAGAAGCGCTGCCCCTCCCCCAG GTTGACGGCGGAAGTACCGGTCGGCCAGATGACGATCTTCTACGACGGGATGGTCAACGTATACGACGGCGTCTCGGCCGATCAG GCCAGGTCGATCATGGAACTTGCGGCCAGCCCGGTCTGCTTCGACGATCCGACCGGTGCATTCTCTCCGGCCCGGCCGCCGGCCTTTCGCTTCCCTCCGGGTCTCCCCCGACCGGCCCCGGTCCCCACCGCTCCCTCGTTCGTGGGGACCTTCCCGATCTCGCCGGCTG GCACGATGATCCACCGTGTCGCGGACGGCTCGGATGACCGCAGAGTCCCGCGGGAAACGGAGCCCG gtgTCGGTATGAATTGCTTTGAAACTATGTTTAGCTGA
- the LOC135605592 gene encoding acireductone dioxygenase 2-like translates to MEAAFQDGKEEVLQAWYMDDSEEDQRLPHHREPKEFISLGKLKELGIVSWRLNPDDYENDGNLKKIREARGYSYMDICDVCPEKLPNYEAKLKSFFEEHLHTDEEIRYCLEGSGYFDARDKSDRWIRIAVKKGGMIVLPAGIYHRFTLDTNNYIKAMRLFVGEPVWTPFNRPHDDLPARKAYLETFVQNELGGPAVEAQ, encoded by the exons ATGGAAGCGGCGTTTCAG GATGGCAAGGAGGAAGTTCTCCAAGCTTGGTATATGGATGACAGTGAGGAAGACCAGAGACTTCCCCATCACCGCGAACCCAAAGAATTTATTTCGTTGGGCAAACTTAAAG AACTAGGAATAGTCAGTTGGCGCCTGAATCCTGATGACTATGAAAATGATGGAAACTTGAAAAAGATCCGTGAAGCCAGGGGATATTCTTACATG GACATATGTGACGTGTGCCCAGAGAAGTTGCCAAATTATGAAGCTAAGCTGAAGAGTTTCTTTGAAGAGCACCTGCATACTGATGAGGAAATACGTTATTGCCTTGAAGGGAGTG GCTATTTTGATGCGAGAGACAAAAGTGACCGCTGGATAAGGATAGCAGTGAAGAAAGGGGGCATGATTGTCTTACCTGCTGGAATATATCATCGCTTTACACTCGATACAAACAACTATATTAAG GCAATGCGACTCTTTGTTGGTGAGCCAGTTTGGACTCCCTTTAACCGTCCTCATGATGATCTCCCTGCTAG GAAAGCTTATCTCGAAACGTTTGTCCAGAATGAGCTTGGTGGGCCGGCTGTTGAAGCTCAGTAA